Below is a genomic region from Nocardioides panacis.
CAGCCCCTCGGTCGACCTCGACGAGCTGCAGCGCGGCCAGGAGGTCATGCTCAACGAGGCCCTCAACGTCGTCGCCGCCCTCGAGTTCGAGAAGGTCGGCGAGGTGGTGATGCTCAAGGAGATCCTCGCCGACGGCGAGCGGGTCCTGGTGATCGCCAATGCCGACGAGGAGCGCGTGGTCCGCATCGCCCAGCCGCTCAGCGAGACCAAGCTGCGCGCCGGCGACTCCCTGCTCCTGGACTCGCGGTCCGGCTACGTCTACGAGAAGGTCCCGAAGTCCGAGGTCGAGGAGCTCGTCCTCGAAGAGGTCCCGGACATCGACTACTCCGACATCGGCGGCCTGTTCGCGCAGATCGAGACGATCCGCGACGCGGTCGAGCTGCCCTACCTGCACCCCGAGCTGTTCGTCGAGCACGAACTCAAGCCGCCCAAGGGCGTGCTGCTCTACGGCCCGCCCGGCTGCGGCAAGACGCTGATCGCGAAGGCGGTGGCGAACTCGCTGGCCAAGAAGGTCGCGGCCCGCACCGGCCAGGAGGGCAAGTCCTACTTCCTGAACATCAAGGGCCCCGAGCTGCTCAACAAGTACGTCGGCGAGACCGAGCGGCACATCCGGCTGGTGTTCCAGCGGGCCCGGGAGAAGGCCAGCGAGGGCACCCCGGTAATCGTGTTCTTCGACGAGATGGACTCGCTGTTCCGCACCCGCGGCTCGGGGGTGTCCTCCGACGTCGAGAACACCATCGTCCCGCAGCTGCTCTCGGAGATCGACGGCGTGGAGACCCTGGAGAACGTCCTGGTCATCGGCGCGTCCAACCGCGAGGACATGATCGACCCGGCGATCCTGCGGCCCGGCCGCCTCGACGTGAAGATCAAGATCGAGCGCCCCGACGCCGAGTCGGCGCGCGACATCTTCTCCAAGTACCTCACCGCCAACCTGCCGCTGCACGCCGAGGACCTCGCCGAGTTCGGCGGGGACCGGGCGGCCTGCGTGGCCGGGATGATCCGGGCCACCGTGGAGCGGATGTACACCGAGACCGAGGAGAACCGCTTCCTCGAGGTGACCTACGCCAACGGCGACAAGGAGGTCCTGTACTTCAAGGACTTCAACTCCGGCGCGATGATCCAGAACATCGTCGACCGGGCCAAGAAGATGGCGATCAAGGACCTGCTCGACAGCAACCAGAAGGGGCTGCGCGTCACGCACATGCTCCAGGCGTGCGTCGACGAGTTCAAGGAGAACGAGGACCTCCCGAACACCACCAACCCCGACGACTGGGCCCGGATCTCCGGCAAGAAGGGCGAGCGGATCG
It encodes:
- the arc gene encoding proteasome ATPase, producing the protein MSASDSGQDRSGSRPAEELRSQLGFLEDEVTELRRRLAESPVHSRAVEQRLAETQRSLAAVTAQNERLAQTLREARDQIMTLKEEVDRLAQPPAGFGTFLARNEDDSIDVFTGGRKLRVNVSPSVDLDELQRGQEVMLNEALNVVAALEFEKVGEVVMLKEILADGERVLVIANADEERVVRIAQPLSETKLRAGDSLLLDSRSGYVYEKVPKSEVEELVLEEVPDIDYSDIGGLFAQIETIRDAVELPYLHPELFVEHELKPPKGVLLYGPPGCGKTLIAKAVANSLAKKVAARTGQEGKSYFLNIKGPELLNKYVGETERHIRLVFQRAREKASEGTPVIVFFDEMDSLFRTRGSGVSSDVENTIVPQLLSEIDGVETLENVLVIGASNREDMIDPAILRPGRLDVKIKIERPDAESARDIFSKYLTANLPLHAEDLAEFGGDRAACVAGMIRATVERMYTETEENRFLEVTYANGDKEVLYFKDFNSGAMIQNIVDRAKKMAIKDLLDSNQKGLRVTHMLQACVDEFKENEDLPNTTNPDDWARISGKKGERIVFIRTLITGKQGTEPGRSIDTVSNTGQYL